The following are from one region of the Nicotiana tabacum cultivar K326 chromosome 3, ASM71507v2, whole genome shotgun sequence genome:
- the LOC107799287 gene encoding ninja-family protein AFP3: protein MEKAEENRGNGCFSRDLLHKFINGKRNYEFDENVGGENDIELSLGLSLNGRFGVDPKIEKRLKRSCSSITNFVSSSGDNNNSGNEIQFSDAIYVPLNRTCSLPMETEEEWWRKRKELQSLRRLEAKRKRLEKMKNVVRVVKENEENGNCYSNGTETCGNFLQSSVGSLGSQGSGSGSSGISEFESHQPIQGRSDSTEARSPASGQFPEHERKSIAIAPETSNEKTPVSSGKTCKEAKQMFKNFMLNMPCVSARGDGPNGKKIDGFLYGYKKGEEVRIVCVCHGDFLSPAEFVKHAGGGDVQHPLKQIVVNPSPLL, encoded by the exons atggAGAAAGCTGAAGAAAACAGAGGAAACGGGTGTTTTTCGAGGGATTTATTGCATAAATTCATCAACGGAAAAAGGAATTATGAATTTGATGAAAATGTGGGGGGTGAAAATGATATAGAGCTAAGTTTGGGACTTTCGTTGAACGGTAGATTTGGGGTGGacccaaaaatagaaaagaggCTCAAACGTTCTTGTTCCTCGATAACAAATTTTGTGTCTTCTTCTGGTGATAATAATAATAGTGGAAATGAAATTCAATTTAGTGATGCCATTTACGTACCACTTAATAGGACGTGTTCTTTGCCTATGGAAACAGAGGAAGAATGGTGGAGAAAAAGGAAGGAGTTGCAATCCTTAAGGCGTTTGGAAGCTAAGAGGAAAAGATTGGAGAAAATGAAGAATGTTGTTAGAGTtgttaaggaaaatgaagaaaatgggaATTGTTATAGTAATGGTACTGAAACTTGTGGGAATTTTTTGCAGTCTTCAGTGGGGTCGTTGGGATCACAGGGAAGTGGTTCTGGTTCTTCAGGAATTTCTGAATTTGAGAGTCATCAACCTATTCAAG GGCGGAGTGATAGTACTGAAGCAAGATCTCCAGCCAGTGGCCAATTTCCAGAGCACGAACGTAAATCGATAGCAATTGCACCTGAAACTAGTAATGAGAAAACACCAGTCTCGTCTGGAAAAACTTGCAAGGAAGCTAAACAAATGTTCAAAAACTTCATGCTGAACATGCCTTGTGTTTCAGCAAGAGGTGATGGACCAAATGGGAAGAAAATTGATGGATTCTTGTACGGATATAAGAAGGGAGAGGAAGTCCGGATAGTTTGTGTTTGTCATGGTGACTTTCTATCCCCAGCCGAGTTTGTTAAACACGCTGGTGGAGGTGATGTACAACACCCTTTGAAGCAAATTGTTGTTAATCCTTCTCCTTTGTTGTAA